Proteins from a genomic interval of Gossypium hirsutum isolate 1008001.06 chromosome A09, Gossypium_hirsutum_v2.1, whole genome shotgun sequence:
- the LOC121206141 gene encoding cytochrome f-like: MCFTRSISVSLMIYIITGASISNAYPIFAQQGYENPREATGRIVCANCHLANKPVDIEVPQAVLPDTVFEAVVRIPYDMQLKQVLANGKKGALNAGAVLILPEGFELAPPDRILPEMKEKIGNLSFQNYRPTKKNILVIGPVPGKKYSEITFPILSPDPASNKDAHFLKYPIYVGGNRGRGQIYPDGNKSNNTVYNATATGIVSKIIRKIKSMWII, translated from the coding sequence ATGTGTTTTACTCGATCCATTTCCGTATCGCTCATGATCTATATAATAACCGGGGCTTCCATTTCAAATGCATATCCCATTTTTGCGCAGCAGGGGTATGAAAATCCACGAGAAGCAACTGGGCGTATTGTATGTGCCAATTGCCATTTAGCGAATAAACCCGTGGATATTGAGGTTCCACAAGCTGTACTTCCTGATACTGTATTTGAAGCGGTTGTTAGAATTCCTTATGATATGCAACTGAAACAAGTTCTTGCTAATGGTAAGAAAGGGGCTTTGAATGCGGGTGCTGTTCTTATTTTACCAGAGGGGTTTGAGTTAGCCCCGCCTGATCGTATTTTGCCCGAGATGAAAGAAAAGATAGGCAATCTGTCTTTTCAGAACTACCGCCCCACTAAGAAAAATATTCTTGTGATAGGTCCTGTTCCTGGTAAAAAATATAGTGAAATCACCTTTCCTATTCTTTCCCCAGACCCTGCTAGTAATAAGGAtgctcattttttaaaatatcccATATACGTAGGCGGAAACAGGGGAAGGGGCCAGATTTATCCCGACGGGAACAAAAGTAACAATACTGTTTATAATGCTACGGCAACAGGTATAGTAAGCAAAATCAtacgaaaaataaaaagtatgtgGATAATATAG